The genomic region gtgtattattcatttttaacGCATTTATTTGGTCCTTCCcaaaatacataaaataaattaaaaaatttaattatatatatattgttcaCACCTTACAATTTTTGTAAAAgcaaaaaaagaatatgttacccatattttatcttttaatgaaatattttgttataaaattatttggaaatatttttatatttttaaatataacatataacAGCTAAATCATATAAAGATACAtcaacaaaaataaaataaaatatatatatatatatatatatatatatatacatatatatatgctatttattttaaagtTTTTCAgaattgtttatatttgtttatgtaaattatgaaattattatttatactcAATAAATTTTAACAAAACTTATTTGCCTAACATTCaattatgaaatattatattttattttgtaataacatatatgtacatataaatttttttccatCATTACgctttttatatttaaaaacaGCGTCATGgaatattatgatattcGAATTAGGCTATTACATTATTTGTTTCTCATCATATATCTGTTGCAAagtatttaatatatatatatatatatatttgatacATCTTGatatattgtattttccagtttattatatgttcaAAAATAAGATTcattgttattttttaaaaatattaaataaaacgcacaaaaaaaaaaaaggaaaaaaagaaaaatagagttagtttaaaaataattaaatgatagtatataaatgaacaataaataaagtAGTAAAATTATGACTCAAACGtgtaatttaaaaaaagaataaaaatgtaataaataaaaaaattatatgcAATGTAACACGTTGGCTattaatgatgataaagaaatattaaaacataacatatatatgtatatataaacaccttaaaaaaaaagaggaaaaattaaattaataacaTTAATAGCTTATGATAAATGTTTccaaaatattttttgaaaatacaataataatattaaataaataaatatatatataaatatacacatatatatatatatatatatatatatataacaaaacatattttcatatattcGAGTTATTGGTTGcttattctttattttattttattttattttatatttataaaagccatttgaatatatatttcacTAAAAATTTTAACCAAAAAGCATATCGTAATTTCAATTCATCCAGTTGTACAAAATGGGATGActcatatattatatttaattctttCTTTAACTGACACCTcaaattataatcatttgtttttattataaaactCATCTCCAAATCTCTATATTTTGCTCTATATCCATAATTAGAACTTCCAATCACTGTACACCATGGTAAATTATCGTAATAATCattatcttcatttatatcatttctatcttcatatttcaatatattCTCATTCTCTTCATCAATATTCTTATCAAAATTTTCATTGTTAAAATATCCTGACTTGTTCAGGTTAATTTTTACATTTGGTGAGTTATTAAcattttgttcatattttttagatgaatgaaatttattattattattattaatattattattattgatattattattattattattattatcattactTACATTTTTCATACTTTTCATATTGTCCATTATCCATATACCTTTCGAATGAAATGTCCATGAAGGTTTGTaatattcaatatatattttttgatttgaaatattattttgttcagAAACATTTTGTCcatttactttttttagAAAATTGGTTAAATTTTTGgtaatatattcaataCACACATTAGCCATAGCTGAATATGAACTTggtatataataagatatCCCTTTAGATTTATAAAAACTATTAGCGCATGGTGACGCTGTGATTAATTGTAATAtaccattttttttttgcataacgttgatatatatatttctaatTAATTTAAGGAAATTCATTGGGAAGTTTAAATATCCCGAAGAAATAACTAAGCTTTGATCATATTTTTcgatattttttaataagtTTTCTAACATATCTGTTTCATCATATATTGGAGGTATGGAAAATCCACACTGCAAGGAAAGTTCAAGTACTAAAATgcttttatttttttcaaataatgGATAAAAGAATTcatctttttcatttagatatgtaaataaattatttgtttgcttttcattttgattattatgTAGAAGATTAATTGTTGAATCATATGTTGCATCATTTGTATCTAACAAAGTATGTGTTTccatattttcttttttatgattatttttttggtttttattattatatgtatctTTATCGAATATATCTGTACTAAAAGAATTTAACATGCTAAATTCGTTTGATGTATAactatatttattgttattttgattattataaatatatatgttatcatttattggataatttttaatatttttataataattattatatgaataatttttattatattgtgAAATATGCTTTTGAATTCCTTGTAACATAAAACGTATTCTTCTATAATATTGTTCACGAAACACGTATGCATCTATAAGTGGGTTCATTAAATCATTTTCCCACTTTATGGTTAAATCTCGATTTAGAGTAAATGACATACCTTGTATGgtattaattatattatgaatagAATCAGCTAAgaatttattttcaataACAAAATATCTATCTTGTCTATTTCGTAAATAGCTATCACTTAAATTGGCTCCTGATAACACAAGAATATTATCCCCaatataaattttcataTGCATTACACCTATAGCTTCATTGGCTCTAGGAGGTAAGATATTATAAAGTATAGGACCTAATAAAGGATTATGAAATAAGctaatattaatattatctgAACATTTAAAAAGCTCTGATAAAATACTAACTGAACTTTCATTAAATTTCCCTTCTGGTCTTGTACCTCTTTGTCtatctaataatatatcaacttttaaatcttttatattcacatttttttttatactatctattaattctttttctaATTCTCCTATTCCCATATATAAACAGCTAATCACAATACGATTTTGTGAGTTCTTAAACATATCATTTAAggtattaaaaaattctttAGGAGTAAATAATAGTTTAGCTTTAGGTTCATGAATGACAAACTTCAGAgccatttttttttttttttttttttctttcctttttttaattatttgaaaaaaaaaaaaaaagaaaaaaaaaaaaaaaaggaaaaaataatataaaatattatacagtataatacaatataatttattaaatcatAGTGTTCATAATGATggaaattataaataaaaattggcacctgataatatatagtatataaatgaatattattattatctatatatacataaatagaaatatataaatatatatatatatatatataaataaatatacatataattgTGACTATATATGAATAGGCTATATACGGGTTAACCTTTATCTTAGGTATcatgtatatgtatttatatttttttatatactatagtttttctttttacGCTGTgaaatataacatattcTCTAAAACTTTTAGTACTACTAAActtatatgaataaattaataaattaatatatatttctatatatttttataatgaacttattaataattttttttttttttttttttattattattccaTAGTACagaaaaaatgatatatcatgtgatatatttaaaaatttatttagatatattaaaaaaaataataaaataaaaataaaaataaaaaagagaagcaatgcatataatatatatatatatatatatatatatatatatatttatttatactatataatttatacatatatatatttatatactttatttatatgcTATATAAATAGGGAAACCaagaattataaaatgttagtataaaattatataattatacaatatatatatatatatatatatatatatataaaataaaacatgtaaaaatataatttaacaaaataatatgatgTTCCCATTATCATACAaatcaaatataaatacaaaaaggaaaaatattaaaaaaattaaataacTTCTGAATTTATgattcattaaaaaaaaaaaaaaaaatatatatatatatatatatataatataatataatataatatgggaagaaatattatatacaaaaacgtataaattttataaaaaagataatatttataaataatatataaaaatatatatatatatcagGAATATTTCGTAGGACATATGGagaaaataacatatataaaataataaaatatatatatataatataaataaatacatttacacaaaatatatttatatatatatatatatattacatatataatataattataaaattatataatattatatttatcatgaaatataataaaatagtattttatttatttcgatgtattttttaaaggAATCATTTATAAGGAACATTAAActtgttattatataaaaatataatatacatataatataatttatatataataattatattgtattattttatgcACCAACCAAAAGAAATACAGGACATacacaaaaataatatatttattatatatatatatatatatattattaatatatttatatttgttaatgtgttaatatatatttttgttttaaattcatatattcaataaaataacgaaaaaattatatctTGTAATTATATCtggaataatatatagtacaaaaaaaaaaaaaaaaaaaaaaaaaattattatataaaataatataatattgattatatcaaaatagaggtatgtaataaaaataaaagaagtGGAAAAATgagaatgaaaaaatatcaaaggaatttttatgtacatataaacTTTATTATGTGTTCATTTTATGCAGAacatacatttttttatggagatatataaaatataagaatatgtaaaaatatggaatattttaaaatccatcaaatatgtaatatatattatataaattctaCATTTTTCccttattataataaaaatgtatatttgtattatatatatatatatatatatatatattatatccttgaagaattattttttaatatgtaaaatGGTTCTgtgtattattatgtttatatatttattgaatATCAAATGAATGGATTACTTAAATTTAAGTTCACACATATTGgtcatttatatttatttatatatgtgtaataatatttctataatatcattaaaccataaacaatttttcttcttttttttttaaataatatattcatatgaattataggaattcatataatacattagaaggaaaatattatgcaagaaaaatatattatcctttttatgttcatattttaattatattattttttttataaataccTAGAAccaaaagaaaaaaaaaaaaaaaaaaaaaaaaaatatattatatatatatatataaaggaccctatattacataataaggagattataataaacaaaagAAATAGAGGTGATTagattttataatataaaatgtgaTTTATACGAAagaaagaaattaaaatggaaggatagaaataatatacttTTCTTATCAAGCATATCTTATTATTCCcatttgttatatatatatatatatatatatatatatttacatttatattatgtcCTTAAAATATcgaaaataataaattggttgttttgtttttttttttattcttcCTATTTTCCACTTAATGATTTATTAGTAACATAAAATATCAAGAgggaaataaaaaaaagattatataattatatacatttatatgaaCAGAAAGTTGAACATgttgtaaaatatatttattataatacacGCACcttgataattataatatcattattattttttttttatgttcatTCGTATAAAGGCTATtacatgaaaaaaaaaaaaaaaaaaatatatatatatataaaatagacatatatatatatatatatatatatatattttttattatataaaattatatttattattaagggactaatataatatatatatatatatattttaatatacactttctttttaaacgtgcaataatataaacatttatataatatgttcGTTCGTTCgtttgtttttctttttttttttttttttattattcgtcaataatatatataattaattgTTTGTATAGAATTTTGAATGGttaaatatgtttatacatttaatatatatatatatatatataatataattaaattatttaaacaTTGTTGaaattcattattatttaattatttagattttttttttttttttttttctttattatggtacgtataaaaaaattataattatatattatataaaatatattatattaatcTATACATTTTgcatttatttaatttattttaaccttttttttgttttatatattagaaatatataaaaatgcACTATTCAAATTGTAATATAATGAAAggaattttttattttgttcttagcaataatatataattataatttcatattatacattattatattatatatatatatatatatatatatattattatataatatattaaaaaaaagtgtatgtattatttatatttatataaataatatatttatttattcatataaatgcattagatataaataataatatattaaatataaaaatcagaaattatatgtattaattatattataccattaattatatatatatatataatatataatgttttaataatatgttttgagataatattaaaaatgatttgattttttttataaatatatatatatatatatacattttcactcaactttttattatatattattgtatataatatataatatatatatataagcatatatatatatatatatatatatatatatatatatatatatatatatatatatatatgtatatttatttatataagtaaaaaaaatatatataataaattcataatatataaaattaaaatacatatataaataatataatacagtatttatataaaatatatatattatatatatatgtatttattattaaacgattaaatgtttttttGCGCCTGTAAAAAATGAGTAAACAATAAAATACCtcacaatatatattatatatatatatgtatatataatatttatataattttattttaatttttttaaatataaaaattaattaaaataaatataggaaaaaaaaaaaaaaaaaaaaaaaaaaaaaacttatacaaaagtataatattattatatattttataaaatattatgaaatatatatattatataatatatatatagatatatagATTATcttgaatattatattaaaatataatgataatattatatttatatatatatatatatatatatttttttttttttttgaaatagaaagaaaaagttgaggttatattataaattatttaatataaaaaatatttttatagaaaaaaaaaaaaaaactaataaaataagcgaaattttttttaataatatatatttgaaaaaaacATCGTctgttattttataatatatatatatatatatgtatatatttatgctgtatataattaaaatataatatatatgtaatattccttaaaatacattttattctatatatatatatatatatatatatatatgtgatgTAAGATATGAAATAGAATATTTGATTGTAATAAAGTTgaatatgttttatttataaacaatttataaaagggacagaaaaagatatttataaaattatggTAATAGGGACTATGTAACACTTGTATGTAATAATAGGAAGAATAAGAATAATgcattattaatataaacatagatatatttatttatatatatatatatatttatatatatttatatataacaatataaatatgatagGATGGAGGAAAAACTTATACAGACACATATAACgttgttattttatttaata from Plasmodium reichenowi strain SY57 chromosome 8, whole genome shotgun sequence harbors:
- a CDS encoding phosphatidylglycerophosphate synthase, translating into MALKFVIHEPKAKLLFTPKEFFNTLNDMFKNSQNRIVISCLYMGIGELEKELIDSIKKNVNIKDLKVDILLDRQRGTRPEGKFNESSVSILSELFKCSDNINISLFHNPLLGPILYNILPPRANEAIGVMHMKIYIGDNILVLSGANLSDSYLRNRQDRYFVIENKFLADSIHNIINTIQGMSFTLNRDLTIKWENDLMNPLIDAYVFREQYYRRIRFMLQGIQKHISQYNKNYSYNNYYKNIKNYPINDNIYIYNNQNNNKYSYTSNEFSMLNSFSTDIFDKDTYNNKNQKNNHKKENMETHTLLDTNDATYDSTINLLHNNQNEKQTNNLFTYLNEKDEFFYPLFEKNKSILVLELSLQCGFSIPPIYDETDMLENLLKNIEKYDQSLVISSGYLNFPMNFLKLIRNIYINVMQKKNGILQLITASPCANSFYKSKGISYYIPSSYSAMANVCIEYITKNLTNFLKKVNGQNVSEQNNISNQKIYIEYYKPSWTFHSKGIWIMDNMKSMKNVSNDNNNNNNNINNNNINNNNNKFHSSKKYEQNVNNSPNVKINLNKSGYFNNENFDKNIDEENENILKYEDRNDINEDNDYYDNLPWCTVIGSSNYGYRAKYRDLEMSFIIKTNDYNLRCQLKKELNIIYESSHFVQLDELKLRYAFWLKFLVKYIFKWLL